One part of the Anaeromyxobacter sp. Fw109-5 genome encodes these proteins:
- a CDS encoding type III polyketide synthase encodes MTSPPPAILSAGSALPPNFADQETLIAALSAHWGARHFNVERLADLHRAARVGGRHLALPLSEYPALDSFAKANDAFVRVGTELGAAAVSDALGRAGLAPREVDHLYFVTVTGISTPSLDAKLVNRLGLSPAVKRTPIFGLGCMAGAAGLARAADVLRAFPSEVALVVSVELCSLTLQREDASITNVIATGLFGDGAAAVVLQGGDRAAAAAPRVLATRSVFYPDTEWVMGWDVVDTGLKVVLSAKVPEVIEANVGRDVDGFLADHGVARGDVRHWIAHTGGPKVLEAFRRALALPEAAVARSWRSLQEVGNLSSASVLFVLRDLLDAGEARPGDLGVLAAMGPGFSAELLLLRW; translated from the coding sequence ATGACGAGCCCGCCCCCCGCGATCCTCTCCGCCGGCAGTGCGCTGCCTCCGAACTTCGCGGATCAGGAGACGCTCATCGCCGCCCTGTCAGCCCACTGGGGGGCGCGGCACTTCAATGTGGAGCGGCTCGCCGACCTTCACCGCGCCGCGCGCGTGGGCGGCCGGCACCTCGCCCTCCCGCTCTCCGAGTACCCCGCGCTCGACAGCTTCGCCAAGGCGAACGACGCGTTCGTCCGCGTCGGGACCGAGCTCGGCGCCGCGGCGGTGTCCGACGCGCTCGGGCGCGCCGGGCTCGCCCCGCGCGAGGTCGATCACCTCTACTTCGTGACCGTGACCGGCATCTCCACGCCGTCGCTCGACGCCAAGCTGGTGAACCGGCTCGGCCTCTCGCCCGCGGTGAAGCGCACGCCGATCTTCGGGCTCGGGTGCATGGCGGGCGCGGCGGGCCTCGCGCGCGCCGCCGACGTGCTGCGGGCCTTCCCGTCCGAGGTGGCCCTGGTGGTGTCGGTCGAGCTCTGCTCGCTCACCCTCCAGCGCGAGGACGCGTCCATCACGAACGTCATCGCGACGGGGCTGTTCGGAGACGGGGCGGCGGCGGTGGTGCTCCAGGGAGGCGATCGCGCCGCGGCGGCCGCGCCGCGCGTCCTCGCGACCCGCTCGGTGTTCTACCCGGACACGGAGTGGGTGATGGGCTGGGACGTCGTGGACACCGGCCTCAAGGTCGTCCTCTCGGCGAAGGTGCCGGAGGTGATCGAGGCCAACGTGGGGCGCGACGTGGACGGCTTCCTCGCCGATCACGGCGTCGCGCGCGGCGACGTGCGCCACTGGATCGCCCACACCGGCGGGCCGAAGGTGCTCGAGGCCTTCCGCCGCGCCCTCGCGCTGCCGGAGGCCGCGGTCGCCCGCTCCTGGCGCTCCCTCCAGGAGGTGGGGAACCTCTCGTCCGCGTCGGTGCTCTTCGTCCTGCGGGATCTGCTCGACGCGGGCGAGGCCCGCCCCGGCGACCTCGGGGTCCTCGCGGCGATGGGCCCGGGGTTCTCCGCCGAGCTCCTCCTCCTCCGGTGGTGA
- a CDS encoding AMP-binding protein yields the protein MRLRGPPAPAPRSPTLAHALLAAAGHSSGVSFVDLHEREVALPWGEVVARAERTAAALAARGVAPGERVAIVLRTGPEFLDAFFGTWLAGAVPVPLYPPVRLGRMEEYLAQTARMLAVSGARLVVSSGAVRRLLGGAVARAAPALGCVDVAELAEGGERLARMPAPEDLGLVQFSSGSTVDPKAVALSHAALQAQADALMAAVRPDARDALVSWLPLYHDMGLIGCLLAAMSYPGPLVLIPPEHFLARPALWLRAIARHRGTISVAPSFAYAFCAERVADAELAGSSLASWRLALNGAEPVSADALRRFLARFVPYGFDPGAVVPVYGLSEAALAVTWSPHGRPLATTRLDPLRLARDGVVATGTRELVSVGVPIAGVEVELRDEGGAPAGEGRLGRVFVRGPSLMRGYLGDEAATRRALAGGWLDTGDLGFALGGELYLHGREKDVVIVRGANHAPEEFEAAVAQVAGVRPGCAVALGFTPEGEGEALAILAERGRREARADGALAAEIQRAVLERTGVAPHTVRLLAPGTLPRTSSGKLRRREALRRFLAGALSPPRRVTPLRLALELARGQLGLVQARLGRHP from the coding sequence GTGAGGCTCCGCGGCCCACCCGCGCCCGCGCCGCGCTCCCCGACGCTGGCGCACGCGCTCCTCGCCGCGGCGGGCCACTCGAGCGGCGTGTCGTTCGTCGACCTCCACGAGCGGGAGGTGGCGCTGCCGTGGGGCGAGGTCGTCGCTCGCGCGGAGCGCACCGCCGCCGCCCTCGCCGCGCGCGGGGTCGCGCCCGGCGAGCGCGTGGCCATCGTGCTGCGCACCGGCCCGGAGTTCCTCGACGCGTTCTTCGGGACCTGGCTCGCGGGCGCCGTGCCCGTCCCGCTCTACCCGCCGGTGCGGCTCGGGCGCATGGAGGAGTACCTCGCCCAGACGGCGCGGATGCTGGCGGTCTCGGGCGCGCGGCTCGTCGTCTCCTCGGGCGCGGTGCGCCGCCTGCTCGGCGGCGCGGTGGCGCGCGCCGCGCCCGCGCTCGGCTGCGTCGACGTCGCGGAGCTCGCGGAGGGGGGCGAGCGGCTCGCGCGCATGCCCGCGCCGGAGGACCTGGGCCTCGTGCAGTTCTCCTCCGGCTCGACGGTGGACCCGAAGGCGGTGGCGCTCTCGCACGCGGCGCTCCAGGCGCAGGCCGACGCGCTCATGGCGGCGGTGCGGCCCGACGCCCGGGACGCCCTCGTGTCGTGGCTGCCGCTCTACCACGACATGGGGCTCATCGGCTGTCTGCTCGCCGCGATGAGCTACCCCGGCCCGCTCGTGCTCATCCCGCCCGAGCACTTCCTCGCGCGTCCGGCGCTCTGGCTCCGCGCGATCGCGCGCCACCGCGGCACCATCTCGGTCGCCCCGAGCTTCGCCTACGCGTTCTGCGCCGAGCGCGTGGCGGACGCCGAGCTCGCCGGGTCGTCGCTCGCCAGCTGGCGCCTCGCCCTGAACGGCGCCGAGCCCGTGTCGGCCGACGCGCTCCGCCGCTTCCTGGCTCGCTTCGTCCCCTACGGGTTCGACCCCGGCGCCGTCGTCCCCGTGTACGGACTCTCGGAGGCGGCGCTCGCGGTGACGTGGAGCCCACACGGCCGGCCGCTCGCGACGACCCGCCTCGATCCGCTGCGGCTCGCGCGCGACGGCGTCGTCGCGACGGGGACGCGCGAGCTCGTGTCGGTGGGCGTGCCCATCGCCGGGGTCGAGGTCGAGCTCCGCGACGAGGGCGGGGCGCCGGCGGGCGAGGGGCGGCTCGGGCGAGTCTTCGTGCGGGGGCCCTCGCTCATGCGCGGCTACCTGGGAGACGAGGCGGCCACCCGGCGGGCGCTGGCGGGCGGCTGGCTCGACACCGGCGACCTCGGCTTCGCGCTCGGGGGCGAGCTGTACCTGCACGGGCGGGAGAAGGACGTCGTCATCGTGCGCGGCGCGAACCACGCGCCCGAGGAGTTCGAGGCGGCCGTGGCCCAGGTCGCGGGCGTGCGGCCCGGATGCGCCGTGGCGCTGGGGTTCACCCCCGAGGGCGAGGGCGAGGCGCTCGCCATCCTGGCGGAGCGCGGCCGCCGCGAGGCGAGGGCGGACGGCGCGCTGGCGGCGGAGATCCAGCGCGCCGTGCTCGAGCGGACCGGGGTCGCGCCGCACACCGTGCGGCTCCTCGCCCCCGGGACGCTCCCCCGCACGTCCTCTGGAAAGCTCCGCAGGCGGGAGGCGCTGCGGCGCTTCCTCGCCGGTGCCCTCTCGCCGCCGCGGAGGGTGACGCCGCTCCGGCTCGCCCTCGAGCTCGCGCGCGGGCAGCTCGGCCTCGTCCAGGCGCGCCTTGGGCGGCACCCGTGA
- a CDS encoding acyl carrier protein, whose translation MAREIVRIVRDELGLAGGVLAPDAALAGALDSLQLLSLVVAIEDRFRIVLEDDDAAGTSSLADLARLVAARTDPALLPPIQEPAP comes from the coding sequence GTGGCCCGCGAGATCGTGCGCATCGTGCGCGACGAGCTCGGCCTCGCCGGGGGCGTGCTCGCGCCGGACGCCGCGCTCGCGGGCGCGCTCGACTCGCTGCAGCTCCTCTCGCTCGTGGTGGCGATCGAGGACCGCTTCCGGATCGTGCTCGAGGACGACGACGCGGCCGGGACGTCCTCCCTCGCGGACCTCGCCCGGCTCGTGGCGGCGCGGACGGATCCGGCGCTCCTGCCGCCCATCCAGGAGCCGGCCCCGTGA